TTTATAACCCCAAAGCCAAAAATTAAGCTCACAATCAGCATGAATATGGCAATACAAAACCCCACATCAAATCAAAAACACAGTACAAATCATTTGACATTTTGAGCAACAAAGAATCAAACTAATTTATTACATGATTATTGAATCGAAGAGAGAGGAGGAGAGAAAGTACCATGGTTGAAGAGTCGACGGCGTTGAGAGAAAGTGAAGAACCAAAAACAGAGAGAAGAGTAAAATAGGGTTGGGTTAGGGTTTATACTCGACATTTCTAGGATTCATGGTTTATCTTTGGGCTTTTTTCTATTGGGTTTATGTTTGGGCTTTTTTCTATTGGGTTCATGTCAAATTGTTGTTATTTTACCTTTATATGGCCCATTGCTGACAGTTTTTAGATAGTCATACTAACTAAGTATGACCAATATAGCTCAATTAATTTGAGCcatataaattaatttattttacctttctttttaccttttttttgaccttttttttaatttcaaaattaaataattttagaaatttattttaaatcagtttatttattttgtgaaaatcaaaaaataatttcctaaaaattttgaaacataattagttataattaagATATGGGTTTTATTGATTGCAATAACGCGCGCGCTCTTACTCTGCAATTTTATTCGGAAATTAGACCATTTCCGACCCTTTGTCtttatttagtttagtttgtctcttaaattcaataaattttCACCATATGGTCGGAGTTCGTCCATGTTCCTTAGCCTCCTTGTGGTGGAGTTAATTAGTTATAGTATGTTTGGTTTGTCGTTCACTCGTAGTTGATTTATGTAGAATTGGTCTGTTGGTAAAGTTATATGCGGTATCGCAACGGATATCAATTTTCTGAGTACATTCAAATGAATCAAGTGGAAATCATCCTcgcggctacaacaaatcgttagaccCTCCCTCTGAAAAAGCGGAATGTTCCAGCGTTACAGTGCAAGATCTATTCAACAACCGTAGTtttaatgaaggaaatatttaTTTGATACAACTTGTCATGTATTTGTTAGACCTGGATTTCTCTTGTAGATGGCGTATGACtctttatcaatgaattaatttttctttaaaaaaatagAATATGAGGTttattaattttctctctcctctccgtaACCACCCGTCGGGCCACCAATCCTCCCACCGACGACCCTTTCTTGCACCAACCCTCCCACCCTTCGCACCATCTTCAACCGGCGCTCGCGACATTGGGTGTCCGATAAAGATTCACCATTAAGAGAGGGAAGAGGATAGATTCGTTTAGCCACAATAACCACAGACAAATGGCTCAACAAGCAAATTGACGGTTGATTTGAGGTGGCGGTGGAATGTCCGGCGCAATGGTGGTTTTTTCCTCGGATGGGTCGTCACTTTTGTTGGTCGCCGCCGCACGGAGGTGATTGGTACAGGAGGTGGGTCGTGGGTTGTTGGTCGGGCTATTTGACCCAAGGAGATCCATCTTTTTTTCAGTTTTAAAGAGAAAAggatttaataaataaatctaCAATAAATGACAGAAAGTTCCTATTGTCTTGGTGGTTTACCATATCTTTTCCTCCTCTCTTTGACCCTAAAGTCAGGGCCCGAAGGAAGTCTTGGCCACAAGTGACCCAAATTACAATCATACTTATTACCAATACATAATATGTTAGTACCAAAAACTCAAATTAAGTTATTTTCGTTTTAGTACTATGTATTCTATCTTGATAGTGAAATTGTAGTATTTGGatcacttgtgtccatatggacacaagaCACCTGAGTTTAGTATTCCTCTCCTATTGACATCTCTGGTACACCATTAGTAAAAGAAGGAAAGAGAAGGggaaaaaaaacttaatttattttcccttttttttttgaattaaacttaatttattttccaTTGTTTAATTTAAAGGAGGAAAATTATTTGAcagattttaattttctcttttctCCGGGATTCTCCATgttgaagagaaaggaaaacGAATACTCCGTATCTATTAATGATATTCATTTCCTTCCTACCAAATccaatttaatttttgaaacCAAACATGGAaaactagacctgatcaaatggcgggTCGGGCCTAGTCATAAAAAACCAGCCCGTTATACCGGGCCGGCCCTAGATTCGGGCCAAAATTTAGTACACAAACCCGCTATTTCCGGGCCTAAAATATCGGATTCTCGGGCCGGatcaaatttataattaaaaagtgtagttttgtgtttcccaaacccgcccaaaaattttaaaatttcgggCCGGGCCCTGAAACCGATCCGGAAAATTCTGCCCTAATTCCGCAAAAATTTCGGAAGGGACGGGCCGGGCTCGTCCTGATCAGGTCTTTACAGGAAAACCATATTTCTTCTTTTCCGTCGTTCCTATTTTTTTTACCAAACAAAGCCTAAATGATTCCGGATAGAAGATCGAGTGACAGTAACTCGAGTAGAGTGATCAAAGTAGGGAACAGTTCGTCCGGTCTATATTTTAGGAGGTCGGTGGTATGATTAGCGTCGATTTCCCATCATATTTTATGTTATACACTGATAATCTGATATGCTTGGCAGCTTGGGTGATTCATAGCAGAGTTCGGTATTCATGTTTGTGAGAAATTTGCTCTTAATTGCGCAAAAAGGCCAATGTTCTTGAAGGTAACCCCATACTCTTTCCAGTTTCCATCTTCTTTATTCCCGATGTTTTCTCTGTgttataaaccctaattataTATAAATTCATGTTTGTTCATCTCATTTTGGGTAAATTATGAAAGATGGTTTGAGTAATGATCCCATTACTCCAGTTTCAGCTTTCATGTGAAATTCACATGGAACTATTTACACTCCCAGAAATTATTTCTGTTTTACAATGATTGAATAATGGATGGATCATAGACTAATTGCAGAGTTCTTTATTCGTGTTCGTGAGAAATTCGTTCTCAATTGGGCAAAAGGATATCATTTTGGAAGGTAAAACCTATTTTTTGAACTTTTTCTGTGTGTGTGTTATTTCTGAAGGGTGGTTTGAGTAAAGTTTCAATTTTTAGGTTTCTAGTGGTGTAATACTGTAATGGGATTTATGTTCGGGCCAATACGTAACCATAAATTCTTGTCTTAGACGGTCTGATCAGAACGAAATaatcacttttttttttcctgagaGCAATATCTGTTCTGCAGTGCTTCCTTGATGACTTATTCATATATGCAATGTTTCATGATAATTACTGAAATGTAGAAGACTTTTCAATTGATTTGCTTTATTTCCCCTTGAATAGATTGTTTTCGGGCCTATTAGCTCAAAAGGGTAGAGCAACGTGCATTTGCGCACGAAAGATGTAGGTTCAATCCCTACATAGGTCTTAAGAACCTTGCTGTTGCACCAAAAGAATTGACAGGAATAGAATCAAGAACTTTGTGTTAGGTTTCTTATTGAAGTATGTGCAACAGAGAAGTAGATCATAATTCACCCAACAATAGGTGCATTGTTTGTTTGTATTTTGGTAGATAAATACTTCATATATTAAGCTACAAGAGAGTACATAATCTGGTGCATCATAAAATTCTCCAAAACAACACTTCCTAATTTGAGATACCAAATCCAAAAATTTCTGACAACAAAAAATTTACAGACTGCAGCACATCCATGTTTGAACTCTCTGTCATTTGATTATATCCTCTTCACAACCATCCTCTAATCTCCCATGCTGGCTTAACAATTTAGTTTCATCTTAGGTTGGTGGTGCCATTGGCACTGGTTTAGTCTTGTGTATTTTTACTCATCTTTGAGCCTTGTAATTTAGCACAAAAgccaaaagataaaaaaaaaaaattagaactgACAGCCAAACTTGTGTATGTCCTCTTTGCTTAACTGTTTTTCCTGCCTCATTTGATCTAGGTCTTCCACCTTTTGTTATTATCTTCTATTTTCTTATTGTGTTGCTTGCTGCCTTTAGTTTAATGTGATTGATCTGCGGATTGGAAATGAGACCAATATTCCTTCACAAGTTGTCCGAATAGTGAATCTTCCTTTTTCATTAGCTTCACAGGATCATCGTATTCCACTAAATTTCCTGCAACATTACAGTACATTCTATCAGAACACATTCTTGCTTTAATATCCTGTGAACCCATAAGATCATTTAGAGTTTGCTTCTGAATTCTGCAACTCTTTCTTTAGACTCGTTATAAACGGTCACCAATGCaagaaattggatatatttaACTCACCATCACTAATGGCAAGAACCTTTGTGCAATCCATCACGGTTGGTATCCTGTGTGCTACTGTAATCACAGTGCAGTCTGCAAACTCTGTTCTTATCGTTCTTTGCAGAATAGTGTCGGTTGCATTATCGATTGATGCAGTTGCTTCATCGAGCACCAATACCCTGCTTCTCCTCAGTAAAGCACGTCCTAGACAAAATAGTTGTCGCTGTCCCATGCTCCAATTTGCTCCATCCTCCACAACTGATACAAAATGTTCAATGCAATTATTGATAAGCTCATTTTGGCTGAATatgtcagaaaaaaaaaaaactctctttcatttcaaagtACAGAATAAGGAATATATTTTACCTAAGGAATCTAGGCGCTGATCTTTTTCTTGGACTGCCTCTTTCAGCTGACATTTCTCGAGCACCTTTTCAAGAATATAAGAGGGTCAGAAATCTGCAGTTTCCATACTTGCACAAAATATGAAAATATCATTCCTTAAAATAGGCTTTACCTCCCATATTTGTTCATCTTTATGCTGGCACAATGGATCCAAGTTGAATCTTACAGAACCATTGAAAAGTGTTGGATCTTGAGGGATAATCCCAAAACGTGACCTTAAATCGTGAAGTCCTATTGAACATATATCTATGCCATCGACTAAAATCTTCCCTGCAGCCGGTTCCACCAAGCGAAACAATGCCCCGATTAGGGTTGTCTTCCCACTACCAGTCCTACCAACAATACCGATTTTGTCACCCCCTTCAAATGTGCAACTGATTCCTTTAAGAACAAGTGGTGTATCTGGTCTATATCTTATCTGTAGAACACCGAAATTTCTTAGTGTAAGATTATATCCAGAATCTGTCTAATATAGTAATATGAATCTCAGTGCAGTAAAAAGTTACCTGTAGATTGCATATCTCCACTTTACCAACTAATGGCCAGTTCTTTGGAGGACGGCTATCTTCAATGACTTCTGGAGCTTCACTAGGTATATGCGTGTATTGCTCAAGCCTTTCGACACAAATGATATAATTGGCTAGTGTACATTGATTTTGGATCGCAAAAACCATGGACATATTTAACGAAAGACCATATGATAGAGCCATTCCAATAACCCCTGCATTATTTGTTGTATTTATAGCAATGAATAATTTATCTCCTGAAAAGTAAGATGAAAACAACAAcaggaaaaaagagaaaatgtcTCACCGGAACTAAAAGTTCCAATAGGGAGCAAAACCATGCACAAGGCTGCTGCTGCGAGAACAATGGCACAGAGGGTCTCAAGCCTCTGAATCAGCCATTCATTAGCTGCAAAATTGTGGAAGAATGGACTTGCATTTGTATCAATTATATCGAGACTCTTAGCAAAGAACCGATCTTCCTCCTTGAAAGCTCTAATTGTTATGGCTCCAGCTATGGATTCAGCTAAATGGTTTGCAACCAAAGACTTCGTTGTACCGTTGATTCTCATCAACTCTTTTGCTGTCGCGAAATAGTACCTCTGTAGACAGATTTTATAGACTATTAGGTCTAGaaataaatctgaaaaatacCTAATCTGCATTATTATTTCTTATCTATCAACTTGCAAGAGAGTGGTAGAAGTACATATGAAGCATAGTTTACTGAAAGATCAGGACTGCAATTTGTTCATATCTTATAATTATGACATATTCTGTAAAAAGATTTCTTGATTTACCTTGTGGTATATTCTGCAAAAAAGTTCAGTAAACATTTATGTGTGCTACATTCTGTATAAATATTTCTTGATTTACCTGCAAGCGTATTAACATGTAAATCACTGGTATGGAGACAAACAAGACTTGCCAAGTGATGACAGCCAGAACTCCTAGATTAGCATATGCATTCATTGTAACCGCCATGGATAAAAGAAGGCTTATAGGAACATCAGTATCAACAATGCTCAAATCTGAAGAAACCTGCAGATCGAAGATGCAAAAGAAGACACGGAAACCCATAATATCAGTTCTGAAATACCCTACCAGGCTTTTGTACATCAGAAAATCAGAATTGTGAAGAATATATAGCATGAAAACTTGATACTCACCCGACTTAGTATTCTTCCAAGAGGTGTAGAGTCATAGAAAGACATTGGAGCGCGAAAGAGAGAGCTCAACAACTGAGAAAACATAGACCTTGATGCTTCCAAACCCAATGCAACAGCAAGAAGTGATCTTATAAGTAAAAAAAATGTCGAGCAGACTCCAATTACGAGGTAAACCACAATCAATTTCAACGTGCTGATTTGAGGATTATCAACACTGGAGGCCATCCATGTGTTCTGTAATATCTGGCCTGTGACGAAGATCAGATGACAGAAAGCAGCTATGGAAAGGTACAAGTAGCCTTTTTTCTGATTAAGGTAGAGTAAGTATGGTTTAAGACCACTGTCTCCCGTTTCTCTTTCTTCTTGTTTAATCAATTGGTCGCCTTCAGTTGCTAGATTTTTCTTTTCAGTATCAGTTTTCTTGATCTCCTTTGAAGAATAGTTGTGTCTTTCAGTTTCAGATGATGTGACCTCAGATGGCCTTTCAGTACCAGCAGTCTCTTTGTGTGCATTTACCAGGTCCAAAAATTCCCGGCTTGAAGCTAGTAATTGGTGATAAGTCCCTGATTTGAGGATCTCCCCATCTGACATCAGCTGCAGCAAACAACAATTTTGATCAAGAAATGATTAATTAAGGTCTGATAAAACTATTACAAGACAGACTTCAAGGACCAGGGAACACAGAAAATCTATGCAGGTACCATTTCTCTTACTAGTAATAGAGCCtaattaggctccgtttggtttggtgtaaaacattttcagtgcaaaatgatttttcatggaaaatattttccaagggaaaacacaattccaaactagttttcctttgtttggttccataaaagaaaatgggagaagatggtgaagattgaggaaaagaaaggaaagggaGGTAAGGAAGAAAggtggaatttttttttttctccctttcaaatggaaaaggtttttccacctttgagtgagttatggaaaattgtttcccatcccttgccaaaccaaacaacataaaatggttgaaaaggggaaaatcgttttccatgaaaacattttacaccctaccaaacggagcctataATCTAACATACAATCTGGTTCGCTGAAGAAAGTAAGTCCCTTATTTCAATGACACTTCTGAGATTTGTTCAGGAAGAAAGCTACACTGAACATCAGGGGAGTGATGGTTGACTCACCAAACAGCAATGAAATGCAGGAAGAAAATCAACTTGATGTGTCACAAGTAAGACTGTCTTTTCTGAAAGTGCTTCCATAATATATTCCTGCCACAATTTCAAAAGCCAAATATCAGTTTATATTGTTACTAAAGAAACTGAGTGTTTTACATTGTTAGGGTCGAAGGGTTACATTAAAGAGGCTAGTTGCAGTTTGTGCATCAACAGCACTGAATGGATCATCTAACAGGTAAATATCAGCATCTTGGTATAATGCACGAGCAAGTTGGATTCGTTGCTTTTGGCCACCACTTAGATTAACTCCTCTTTCACCTATTTCTGTCAAGTCACCGAATGGAAGAAGCTCGAGGTCCTTCTTCAATGAACACCTTCGGAGAGTTTCTTGGTACCTTATCTCATCCATGGAAGACCCAAAAAGAATGTTGTCACGTATTGTCCCTGTTTGGATCCAAGCTGTCTGGGAAACATAAGCTATACTCCCATAAACTCCAACCTGAAAAACCAAACCAGTTAAGAGCCTTTGGATATTCGCTTATCCATGTGTAAACCTAAACAATATATGCTCTACACTAGTAGAGCTGGCAAAAGCTGACCCAACCCGCCAACCCGTCTCgaacccaacccaataataaagggtaaggtcaagattttcaacccCTTTAACTAAATGGGTCAACCCAACCTGTTTAATTAAATAGGTTGGGTCGGGttggaatttcaacccgaaagCAATCCACCTAACCCATATAACTAATTGTCAAGTCAAccctcataaaaaataaaaaataaaaattgagtcTTTTTAGCTTCTTACAAATTATAACTAATATCTAGCAACATCCGATacttatttttctctctctatacaTATTAGAGTATTAGTTTTTTTGCTAAGAGATTTGCCTCGAAATAATGATCCCTGTAGTTATAAATTCCGGTCAATATACACTTgaacggaaaaaaaaaacttaaacgggtcaactttaggtcaacccgtttataatcAGGTCGGGTTGGGTTGAGACTTTCAACCCGTAaacaggtcgggttgggttgAGAAAATCTCAACCTgtttataaatgggtcgacctgattccgacccaacccaacccaacccatcgACAACTCTACTCTACAGACTACAGTAGTACAAGAAGTATGAGAATAGCTAGAGAAAGCTTACAGTTCCCTCCATCAATGGTACTTCTTTAAGAACAGCAGCTAGCAATGTTGATTTCCCTGACCCAACTTCTCCACATATAGCAACTTTTTCACCAGGTCGAACTTCTAGATTTATGTTTCTTAGTGTTGGTTTTGAAGGATTCATATCCCAGGAAAGATTTGCAGACCTCATCAAAACAGCTTCTTGTGCATGGTTCAAGCTTCCCCTACCATTTTTCTTTCTAGAATCCTCATTCTGAAGCTCTGAAGCCTCAAGAAACTGCGCAATACGAGTAAACGCAACCCTTGCTTGAATCACCACACTAATAACATCAGGTGTAGCTCTAATAGGGTCTTGAACAAGCCTCAATGTTGCCACAAAAGTAAACACATTACTAGCATGTAAAGGCACACTTAGGAAATAACATGCACCAAATGTAGCAGCAGAAACCAGAACAGGTGATGACCAAAACAGAAAACCATTATAAGCTCTCCACAATTGCAGTGCTTTTAACCATTTAAGTTCCACTTTCCTTAACCGTTCTATTACATCCTTGAAGTAATTCTCCCACGCGTACAATTTCAGCACCTTCATGTTCACCAGAGCCTCAGAACACGCCTTCAACCTCGAATCTTGCTCACTCAAAAGCCTAGTTTGGAACTTATGCTGTAATTTCGCAAGTGGGGCGTTGCAAAGAACGGTTATAACAATCATTGTTAATGCAGCAATTGTAGCAAGTCCAACTGCATGAACTAGAATACATAGTGCAATACAAAGTTGAAGCCCTGTAGTCCAAGTTTGGTGAAACCAGAATGGAAATTCCCCTATTCTATAAGCATCAACAGTAACATAGTTCATAATCTCACCACCAGAATACTTTATTCTTGCAGAATTTGATAACTTTAACTGTTTTCTGTAGATTGATGCAGTAAGTAATGATCTAACCCTAACACCAACTAATCTGCTTCTGAAGTACCATTGTCTCTGTGAAAGTGACTCTAATGACTTTGCGAGGAAAAGTGCAGCTGCTAAAACATACCCTTCATGTTTAAAAGCTTCTTTACCTTCTGCAACTTCAATGAAGGCATTCAACAGAAGAGGTCCAGCTGATAGTGTAAGAACTTTCAGAAGTGCAAAGAACCCAGAAAGAAGTATTTCAGTACGATGGCACGCAACAATAGTCCATAACAATGAAGGTGATGAAGAAGGTTCATCCTGTTTCTGTTTACTTAACTGTTCCATGAACTGAAAGTAACAGGATTCCGCTCTGTCAGAATCGCGTAATTTGGGGATGTCTTGTTGTTCTAGAGTCTTCTCTTTACCTAAGATCATCAGAGGGTTCAACCACCAGAATGTTAACCTACTTAACAACCCAGCTTCTGCAAATAGTGAAACTTGGTGGGGTGAATCAGTTTTACAGGTGCTATTCAGAGGAGTATACAGGGTACTTCCATGGTTATTCCCTCTGTTTTcgtcatcttcatcttcataccCCTTGTAAGTGCATAGTAACAGCAAGCTTGCTCCTAAGAATGACAGGATATCCATGGCTACCTTAATTGTTATTTCATGGTCAACAATGGCAGAAAACACCGCGATGAAGAAGAAGATCCCAGATGACAGGAAAGCAAAGATGGATAAGATTTTCAATGAAGCTTTTCTAGGGAAATACTCTCTTTTAAGGGTAGTTGATAATCCCACTGTTATCCAAGTAAACCCTTGAAAGAAATACAACACCCACCAATGAACTGGTGATGCAGAATGCAAAACCCAAGTTCCTAAACCTATGTAAACCAGTCCTAAACAGGTGTTACAAACAGCTGATGATTTCTGCAAGGTTGAGAACTGTCTGTAACGAGGTGATAGCTCGGCTTTCTTAGAGGATATACTGGGAATCAAGTTGAATAACAGTAATGCCAGAAGAAGTATATTTGAACAAATGATGAAGGCATGGTTCACACATGAAGAAGGATGAGTGACAAACTCAAAGAAAGGAGTAGTATTGATATTTGAAGAAGTAGATTGTGCACAGAACAATGTCCAGAGATCCTCCATCATCATGTTTCAGCTTTTCGTTTTTCTTTTCCTGCAGATTCTGCATTAATATACAGACATAAATTTATCAGAAAGTAAAAACTAATATTCTGATCATCCTAAAATGTTCATCAGATGATCAGCAAAACTTAGTAAGCAAAAACTTTTTTCTTGTGTGAGTAGGTTGAGGAACAAATACAAGGCTAAAAGTCAATAATGTGATCTATATAGAATTAGAAGATGTTGTGACTTTGTGAGGAAAGATCTACAGAATTTCTGCAACTTACAATATTAGTAAACTATCTGGTTTCTTAATTCTTATACTATTCAGAATGCAACAAACAGCTGGTTTGTTTAGTTTTTGGTGAGAAAGAGGGCACCGAGTTTAAGGTGAAGCGGACTTGCAATAATAAACAAAGACGATATTTCTTACACGACTGCAACTAACAGctaatttatctttttttttttggcgagAAAGAGGACATTAAGTTTAACTGTTTAAGGTGAGGCGGACTTGTAATACTAGTacgagttttctataaatactgatAAAAGTTAAGAGTACTCTTTAAAGAAAATATAGTCGCCCTGGTGTTACAATACATTATTGTAAGTCCGTCTAGTATAAAATTTTGCCCATTTTCACCAGAACCAGAAGATATGCTATTTCTTGAGAAGTCATTccatcatttttattttattttagtgcTACAACTTCTACAagtgttttttttgttaaacACTCCCTTTGTTCCAAAAAATACTTGCAACAGTTTGACTGGCACACTTGGCTAGGCATTGGTTTAACCGTAATTCTCCACAATTATATACTCTACTAAAAAAATCTTTTAAAAAATGATGTTTGAAAAGTATACATTAAGAATAATCCAACAACATTTTAAACAATAATATTTAACATTTATATATTAGTAAGAAAATTTAGTTAAAGCTAATGTAAGAacgacaacttttgtgtaagaccgccttaccgaaaagaccactttgattgtttaactaattggttccaatggttaactaattagttctagtgcttaactaattagttttgttgcttaactaattgatttcagtgtttaactaattagttgcaatggttaactaattgatttcagtgcttaactaatatgACACtaaggtggtcttttgtgtaagaccgtcttatataaaagtttgtaatgtAAGAATAGCGCAAAAGATAAAGTATTGCGAGTATTTTGAAACGAAGGaagtataaataataaaatggaGTAAACAATAAGATGGAGTATGAAAGTTCTTCGCAAGATTCATCAGTCATCACGGCACGTCGGCATTGAATTATGTTAAACTATTATACATCATAGATCAGAAGATTGGTGAAGCTTATGCGAGCAAATCGTGGGAGTTTAGTCAACAACTCTTAACATATTAGGTAGATATAAAATCTGATGGAATTTTTATCGTCAGAGAAACGTGTTTAATTAGTATACTTTGTTAACAACTTGTCCCATTACTAAGTATTACTACGTAAGAAGCATAAAATTTGGGCATGGAACTTTTCCATTTGTACCGATGAAATTTTGGTTTTGTGGTTAAGACTGATGACATGTGCAGTATGTATAGGTATCAGGTTCGAATCCCTCGCATACATCTATATattataatatactaaaagagaggaaatcaatgtggtgatgacatttgtcactcattgattggcctctctttttaatataagtaaataat
This genomic stretch from Spinacia oleracea cultivar Varoflay chromosome 3, BTI_SOV_V1, whole genome shotgun sequence harbors:
- the LOC110779869 gene encoding ABC transporter C family member 10, with amino-acid sequence MMMEDLWTLFCAQSTSSNINTTPFFEFVTHPSSCVNHAFIICSNILLLALLLFNLIPSISSKKAELSPRYRQFSTLQKSSAVCNTCLGLVYIGLGTWVLHSASPVHWWVLYFFQGFTWITVGLSTTLKREYFPRKASLKILSIFAFLSSGIFFFIAVFSAIVDHEITIKVAMDILSFLGASLLLLCTYKGYEDEDDENRGNNHGSTLYTPLNSTCKTDSPHQVSLFAEAGLLSRLTFWWLNPLMILGKEKTLEQQDIPKLRDSDRAESCYFQFMEQLSKQKQDEPSSSPSLLWTIVACHRTEILLSGFFALLKVLTLSAGPLLLNAFIEVAEGKEAFKHEGYVLAAALFLAKSLESLSQRQWYFRSRLVGVRVRSLLTASIYRKQLKLSNSARIKYSGGEIMNYVTVDAYRIGEFPFWFHQTWTTGLQLCIALCILVHAVGLATIAALTMIVITVLCNAPLAKLQHKFQTRLLSEQDSRLKACSEALVNMKVLKLYAWENYFKDVIERLRKVELKWLKALQLWRAYNGFLFWSSPVLVSAATFGACYFLSVPLHASNVFTFVATLRLVQDPIRATPDVISVVIQARVAFTRIAQFLEASELQNEDSRKKNGRGSLNHAQEAVLMRSANLSWDMNPSKPTLRNINLEVRPGEKVAICGEVGSGKSTLLAAVLKEVPLMEGTVGVYGSIAYVSQTAWIQTGTIRDNILFGSSMDEIRYQETLRRCSLKKDLELLPFGDLTEIGERGVNLSGGQKQRIQLARALYQDADIYLLDDPFSAVDAQTATSLFNEYIMEALSEKTVLLVTHQVDFLPAFHCCLLMSDGEILKSGTYHQLLASSREFLDLVNAHKETAGTERPSEVTSSETERHNYSSKEIKKTDTEKKNLATEGDQLIKQEERETGDSGLKPYLLYLNQKKGYLYLSIAAFCHLIFVTGQILQNTWMASSVDNPQISTLKLIVVYLVIGVCSTFFLLIRSLLAVALGLEASRSMFSQLLSSLFRAPMSFYDSTPLGRILSRVSSDLSIVDTDVPISLLLSMAVTMNAYANLGVLAVITWQVLFVSIPVIYMLIRLQRYYFATAKELMRINGTTKSLVANHLAESIAGAITIRAFKEEDRFFAKSLDIIDTNASPFFHNFAANEWLIQRLETLCAIVLAAAALCMVLLPIGTFSSGVIGMALSYGLSLNMSMVFAIQNQCTLANYIICVERLEQYTHIPSEAPEVIEDSRPPKNWPLVGKVEICNLQIRYRPDTPLVLKGISCTFEGGDKIGIVGRTGSGKTTLIGALFRLVEPAAGKILVDGIDICSIGLHDLRSRFGIIPQDPTLFNGSVRFNLDPLCQHKDEQIWEVLEKCQLKEAVQEKDQRLDSLVVEDGANWSMGQRQLFCLGRALLRRSRVLVLDEATASIDNATDTILQRTIRTEFADCTVITVAHRIPTVMDCTKVLAISDGNLVEYDDPVKLMKKEDSLFGQLVKEYWSHFQSADQSH